GTTAAACTTGGGGTATGGTCCGAAGACGAAAACATCCGATTGAGAGCGGAACACATCGCGACAGAATTTACGAGCGCGGCGCTAGAGGCCGCTGAAATTGTAGCGTCCAAACCCTTGGATGACGCTCCCAGGGAGATCTTTGAACACAACGTAGTGACCATTGATTCGGTCGCCACAAGAGACATAGACGATGCTATTTCCTTTAGCGCAGAGGGCGGAAACATCACTATCGGTGTCCACATTACTGAAGCCGCGTTTTATGTTGAGCATAATTCCGACCTCGATAAAGAGATCCGGGAACGGGCCGTTTCAATCTACATGCCGGACCTTACTCTGCCAATGATACCGACGGTCCTGTCGGAACAGGTGGCCAGTCTGGTGCAGGGTGAATTTCGACCTGCCATAAGCGCCGTAGCAGTGTTTGACGCTGGCCGCCAGATGATTGAATACCGTATCGTCCGGTCTTTAATAAAGGTTGGCGAAAGACTCTCCTATGAAGAAACGGATCGCCGAATCAAGGACCCTGACGCGCCGGAAGCCAGGATGCGAAATATAGCCCTGGCATTGAGACGGCGAAGGATGGAGTCGGGCGCCATAATATTCAAAGATCCTGAACTAATCATAAAGGTCAGTGAAGACAAATCCATCGAACTGGCGGTCCGGGAGAGAGAGACAGGATCTCAAATACTGGTTTCAGAGTTCATGATCCTAGCAAACAATCTTTTTGCCCAAGCGCTTAAGGATAGTCGACTCCCCTGCGTCTTTCGCAGCCAGCCGCCGCCTCTTGAAAAGATTGAACTGGGCCCGCGATATGATCCAGTGCTATCTTACCGGTGTAAGAAGGCCCTTTCGCGTGGAAGCCTTGGCCTGTTCCCTGAACCTCATTCTACTCTCGGCCTGAATGTGTACACCACTGCGACATCACCGCTGAGGAGATATACCGACCTGCTTACACAGAGGCAGTTGGCGGCTATGCTCGATGAACGTCTTCGACCAATTGACGCTGACACTATGGACAGGCTCCTTTCTGAAATATCTTACAAATTGGAGAGAGCGTCCACTGTTGAAAGGGAACGTCACCGTTATTATCTATTAAAATATATGGAACTGAAGAAGGGCGAAGAGTTCGAAGTGATTGTGCTCAATCGTTTTCCCAGATTTTATCTTGTACAGCTTGAGTCATTGGGCTGTAACACTGTGCTCCATACCCCTCCGGGTGTGTCTCTGAATCCTTATGACCGGGCGCTGGCCAGAGTGGAAAAGGTAAATCCGCGAGAGGATCGCTTAACGTTTTCGCTCGTTCGAGTTCTTCCACATATTTAGCGTATGACACTTTATAATTATTGGGTTGGACTACTTATTTGTCAGATAAAAAATTACTGAGACACACTAGCCTTGTGGGATTTGAACAAAGCCTTCTCAGAGCGAGACGCCTCAACCCCAAGAAAACTTTTCCGTCGAATGGATTGATTACTGCAGCCGTGCTGGCCCCCATTTTTCAAAAGAACGGCTCCCTGCATGTTTTGCTTACGCAAAGATCTGAAATGGTGGAACATCATAGAGGCGAGATTTCCTTCCCTGGCGGTAAACTCGATCCTTCGGACCCTGATCTCAGGTCGTGCGCCCTCCGCGAAACCCACGAAGAAATTGGAATACCGCCCGATGATGTGAAAGTCATAGGGGAACTCGACGATTTTTACACGGTAGCGACAAAATTCCACGTCGTGCCATTTGTGGGGGTGGTCCCCTACCCTTATAAACTGAGTCTCAGTTCCAGGGAAATAGCGGCTATTGTCGCCCCGCCTCTCGAGATCTTTTTCGATCCGTCGAGGCGGAGTGAGGACACATTGATTTTCCGAGGCGAACCTGTCACCGTGGTTTCCTATAGATGGGAAGGCCACAATATATGGGGAGCCACAGCAAGGATTCTCCAACACCTCGTCGAGTTGATAGAATCAGGGGAGAACGAACATGAACTCAATTGATGGTTATCCGGATGATTTCACAACAGCGGCGGAATTTCATGGGCACGTCTGCCCGGGTCTGGCGATAGGGTATGCGGCTGTAAAGGCTGCGTCAGGGGTGATCGGAACATCCTCATCCGAAGACGAAGAATTAGTATGTATTGTTGAGAATAACTCCTGCTCCGTTGACGCGGTGCAGGTCCTTCTCGGGTGCACTTTTGGCAAGGGAAATCTGATTTTTCGCGACTGGGGAAAGCAGGTTTTCACTTTCTATGACCGGGAATCGGGAAAGGCGGTTCGGGTCGCTTTGCGAGAGTCCTCTCCCAATCGCGAGAAAATTCATAAATTGAGGAAAAAGATTGAGGGCGCCCAAGCGACTGATGAGGATAAAAATGAAATGCAAAGGCTTAGGAATGAGTACATTGAAGCCCTAATATCCGAACCGGCCAAGTTCTTCGACGTAAAAGAAATTTCAATGGCTCCTCCTGAGATGGCTCAAATAGTGGAAACCGCTCCTTGCGCTGTTTGCGGGGAACAGACGATGATTTCTAGGATGATCAAACGTGGCGAATCCATGGTGTGTAAAGGCTGCGCAAAATGAAAATCGCCGACAATTTCTATATCTATCTTTGGAACAACCCAAGAGAGAACAACTGTAACAGTTACGTGATAGATGGTAAGGTTCCAGTCCTGATCGATCCCGGACTGGAAAACTACGTTGACAATCTTTTCGACCGCATGAAGGAAGACGGCTTTGATTCAAGCAGGATACAGGCAGTTATCGGGACACATTGCCACCCGGATCATTTCACAGGCGCTGGCAAATTCTCCGGTTCCAAGGTCAAAATAGCTCTTTCCAGGGAAGAGGAAAAGTTCATGATCGATGAGGGATCGAAGTGGTACGCGTCCCAGAATAAACAGGCCCCTGAAACCCCGGTTAATTTTTATCTGAAAGAGGGCGATTTAAAACTGGGCAAGCATGAATTTGAGATCTTCATCACGCCGGGTCACAGCCCTGGGAGCCTTTGTCTTTACTGGACAAAGTTTAAGACCCTGATCTGTGGTGATGTAATTTTCCGAGGCAGCATAGGCAGGGTGGATCTACCGGGCGGTAATGGCCGACAGCTCAAGGAGAGTGTGGAAAGACTCTCAAAGCTCAAGATTGATTTGATTCTGCCAGGTCACGGTCCGGCAATACAGGGCGCAGCGAATGTTCAGGCCAATTTTCAGATGATAAAAAGTTATTTTAGGTCCATCTGAGCGCGCTACATTAATTTAATTAATGATTATCAGATGTTGGCATATCCACTTCGCTTGCGCGGCCGTCTCTGACCCAATAGGGTACTTATGACTGTAAAAAAGGCGCCAATTATTTTCCCGCATGTTCAAAAATTCGGCAGGCGCCGCTGGTTTTTTGGACCATATCAAAACCTATTATATCAGCAAGTTATGATTTATGGCTTTTTAGTGTTCAAATATTTGGACAAAGCGGCTGATTCCAGGCTGTTCTATAAACATAAAATAATTGAAAGGAAATGATGACAAGCGTATAATATAAATACTGATATGGGTTATTATCTACAAGATTTTAATTTTGGCACGCCAGTTGCTTTAATAATGGATAAGAAAATAATCT
The window above is part of the Desulfomonilaceae bacterium genome. Proteins encoded here:
- a CDS encoding RNB domain-containing ribonuclease, producing MIFQKNDIVDFFDDSRLSCAFVLDVDDRRLRVLNDQGKEMNISAHRALIRGKDPDFPLSASRDQQTGRLKELCVRRDEIKKTIDLKDLWEVVGPETNHISIQDLSELFFGPNDGPDSQAALVRAIVENRLYFKIRPEGVEAVPPEKVEQEEIRRRREAERGMFLTRCSEFLSKLKTNEPIDVAQAPAGLTELLEEAAIQGTDWITNKKVKEIFSRGALTPKFDPFKVLVKLGVWSEDENIRLRAEHIATEFTSAALEAAEIVASKPLDDAPREIFEHNVVTIDSVATRDIDDAISFSAEGGNITIGVHITEAAFYVEHNSDLDKEIRERAVSIYMPDLTLPMIPTVLSEQVASLVQGEFRPAISAVAVFDAGRQMIEYRIVRSLIKVGERLSYEETDRRIKDPDAPEARMRNIALALRRRRMESGAIIFKDPELIIKVSEDKSIELAVRERETGSQILVSEFMILANNLFAQALKDSRLPCVFRSQPPPLEKIELGPRYDPVLSYRCKKALSRGSLGLFPEPHSTLGLNVYTTATSPLRRYTDLLTQRQLAAMLDERLRPIDADTMDRLLSEISYKLERASTVERERHRYYLLKYMELKKGEEFEVIVLNRFPRFYLVQLESLGCNTVLHTPPGVSLNPYDRALARVEKVNPREDRLTFSLVRVLPHI
- a CDS encoding CoA pyrophosphatase, with the protein product MSDKKLLRHTSLVGFEQSLLRARRLNPKKTFPSNGLITAAVLAPIFQKNGSLHVLLTQRSEMVEHHRGEISFPGGKLDPSDPDLRSCALRETHEEIGIPPDDVKVIGELDDFYTVATKFHVVPFVGVVPYPYKLSLSSREIAAIVAPPLEIFFDPSRRSEDTLIFRGEPVTVVSYRWEGHNIWGATARILQHLVELIESGENEHELN
- a CDS encoding MBL fold metallo-hydrolase — encoded protein: MKIADNFYIYLWNNPRENNCNSYVIDGKVPVLIDPGLENYVDNLFDRMKEDGFDSSRIQAVIGTHCHPDHFTGAGKFSGSKVKIALSREEEKFMIDEGSKWYASQNKQAPETPVNFYLKEGDLKLGKHEFEIFITPGHSPGSLCLYWTKFKTLICGDVIFRGSIGRVDLPGGNGRQLKESVERLSKLKIDLILPGHGPAIQGAANVQANFQMIKSYFRSI
- a CDS encoding FmdE family protein, with product MNSIDGYPDDFTTAAEFHGHVCPGLAIGYAAVKAASGVIGTSSSEDEELVCIVENNSCSVDAVQVLLGCTFGKGNLIFRDWGKQVFTFYDRESGKAVRVALRESSPNREKIHKLRKKIEGAQATDEDKNEMQRLRNEYIEALISEPAKFFDVKEISMAPPEMAQIVETAPCAVCGEQTMISRMIKRGESMVCKGCAK